A window of the Chlamydia sp. genome harbors these coding sequences:
- the sufB gene encoding Fe-S cluster assembly protein SufB, protein MDAPVDHFLQQQEYPYGFVTPIQSEGLAPGISEEHIEQLVHLRGEPKFLLDFRLKAFRLWQKMEEPRWARIHYAPIAYDKIVYFSAPKSKKPLGKLEDADPEILETFRKLGIPIDEQKRLLNVQDVAMDLVFDSVSIGTTFKKTLEEAGVIFCSFREAIRCYPDLVKRYLGSVVPARDNFFAALNSAVFSDGSFVYIPKGVRCPMEISTYFRINDKESGQFERTLIIAEDDAYVSYLEGCTAPSFSSHQLHAAVVELIANNRSVIRYSTVQNWYPGDRETGKGGIYNFVTKRGLCAGERSKISWSQVEVGAAITWKYPSCILKGETSVGEFYSIALTNGKMQADTGTKMLHIGKGTSSTIVSKGISAEESHNTFRSLVSISEQAVGSCNYTQCDSMLVGTSCGAYTDPQIVVNNGESCVEHEATTSKLREEQLFYLRSRGLNTEEAVSLVVHGFCREIIELLPLEFAREATKLLMIKLENSVG, encoded by the coding sequence ATGGACGCGCCGGTAGATCATTTTCTGCAGCAGCAGGAGTATCCTTATGGATTTGTGACTCCTATACAGTCTGAAGGGTTAGCTCCCGGGATCAGTGAGGAGCATATTGAACAACTGGTTCATTTACGAGGTGAGCCAAAATTTTTATTGGATTTTCGATTAAAGGCTTTTCGTCTGTGGCAAAAGATGGAAGAGCCGCGATGGGCCCGTATCCACTATGCGCCGATTGCTTATGATAAAATTGTGTATTTTTCAGCGCCTAAATCGAAAAAGCCTTTAGGGAAATTAGAAGACGCCGATCCTGAAATCCTCGAAACGTTTAGAAAATTAGGTATTCCTATTGATGAGCAAAAACGACTGCTTAATGTGCAGGATGTTGCTATGGATCTAGTGTTTGATTCCGTTTCGATAGGAACGACTTTTAAAAAAACGTTAGAAGAAGCGGGTGTAATTTTTTGTTCGTTCCGGGAAGCTATTCGTTGTTATCCTGATTTGGTGAAGCGTTATCTAGGATCTGTAGTTCCTGCTCGAGATAACTTTTTTGCTGCCTTGAACTCTGCTGTTTTTAGTGATGGGTCGTTTGTTTACATTCCTAAGGGAGTACGCTGCCCAATGGAGATTTCCACTTACTTTAGAATTAATGATAAAGAGTCTGGACAATTTGAGCGTACCCTCATCATTGCGGAAGATGATGCTTATGTAAGCTATCTAGAGGGATGTACAGCTCCATCTTTCTCTTCACATCAATTGCATGCTGCTGTTGTTGAGCTCATAGCGAATAACCGTTCTGTTATTCGCTATTCAACGGTGCAGAATTGGTATCCTGGAGATCGTGAGACAGGGAAGGGAGGGATTTATAATTTTGTAACAAAACGAGGATTGTGTGCAGGAGAGCGATCTAAGATTTCTTGGTCTCAAGTTGAAGTTGGTGCTGCGATTACTTGGAAATACCCGAGCTGTATTTTAAAAGGAGAGACTAGTGTCGGGGAGTTTTATTCTATAGCATTGACAAATGGGAAGATGCAGGCAGACACAGGAACGAAAATGTTGCATATAGGCAAAGGCACCTCTTCGACTATAGTTTCTAAAGGGATTTCCGCAGAAGAATCCCACAATACTTTTCGAAGTTTAGTTTCGATTTCTGAGCAAGCTGTTGGAAGTTGTAATTATACGCAGTGTGATTCCATGCTTGTTGGCACCTCATGCGGAGCTTACACGGATCCGCAAATTGTTGTTAACAATGGAGAGAGTTGTGTTGAACATGAAGCGACAACTTCTAAACTTCGTGAGGAACAACTGTTTTACTTACGGAGTCGAGGATTGAATACCGAAGAGGCTGTTAGTTTAGTGGTGCATGGTTTTTGTAGAGAAATTATTGAACTTTTGCCTTTAGAGTTCGCTCGAGAAGCGACTAAGTTATTAATGATTAAGTTAGAGAATAGTGTAGGCTAA
- a CDS encoding tetratricopeptide repeat protein, whose protein sequence is MEEAEKRLAKEFLCSGINLFLSGEYEQAEERLKESLELDSEAGLAYCYLGIIALETGRTPEALVWCKKGLDAEPGDSYLRYCYGVALDKADRTEEAIEHYQAYAEFHPEDIECLFSLGSAYHRTLRYEEAIACFDRIMQVDPWNPQGLYNKAVILADMENQEEAIALLELVVKRNPLYWKGWVKLGYLLSKNKMWDRATEAYERVVQLRPDLSDGHYNLGLCYLTLDKTRLALKAFQESLQLNAEDADAHFYIGLAHMDLKQNELAYDAFYRALGINLDHERSHYLLGYLHHMQGESEKAEKELSFLVAKESIFAPLLQKTVSSPSFFSKKETLF, encoded by the coding sequence ATGGAAGAAGCGGAAAAACGTTTAGCGAAAGAGTTTTTGTGCTCTGGGATCAATTTATTTTTGAGTGGTGAATACGAACAAGCTGAAGAAAGGTTAAAAGAGTCTTTAGAGTTAGATTCAGAAGCTGGATTAGCGTATTGTTACTTAGGGATCATTGCTTTAGAAACAGGCCGTACACCAGAAGCTTTAGTTTGGTGTAAGAAAGGTTTGGATGCCGAACCCGGAGATAGTTACTTAAGGTATTGCTATGGTGTTGCCTTAGACAAAGCAGATCGTACAGAAGAGGCGATCGAACATTATCAAGCATATGCAGAGTTTCATCCTGAAGATATAGAATGTCTTTTTAGCTTAGGAAGTGCCTATCATCGTACTCTGCGCTACGAAGAAGCAATAGCTTGCTTCGATCGTATTATGCAAGTCGATCCTTGGAATCCTCAAGGCCTTTATAACAAGGCGGTTATTTTAGCAGATATGGAAAACCAAGAGGAGGCCATCGCTTTATTAGAATTAGTGGTCAAAAGAAATCCTTTATATTGGAAAGGTTGGGTGAAGTTAGGATACCTACTTTCTAAGAATAAGATGTGGGACCGGGCAACGGAAGCGTATGAGCGTGTTGTTCAATTACGCCCTGATTTGTCCGATGGGCATTACAATCTTGGCTTGTGTTATTTAACGCTTGATAAAACCCGGTTAGCTTTGAAAGCCTTTCAAGAATCTTTGCAGTTGAATGCTGAGGATGCTGATGCGCATTTTTATATAGGATTAGCACATATGGATCTTAAGCAAAATGAGTTGGCCTATGATGCCTTTTACCGGGCTTTGGGTATTAACTTAGACCATGAGCGCTCGCATTACTTGCTAGGATATTTACATCATATGCAGGGAGAGTCTGAAAAGGCGGAAAAGGAGCTTTCTTTCTTAGTCGCTAAAGAATCGATATTCGCACCTCTTTTACAAAAGACTGTGAGTAGTCCTTCTTTTTTCAGTAAAAAAGAGACTCTTTTTTGA
- the rpsB gene encoding 30S ribosomal protein S2, protein MAFSCELTLKELLESGAHFGHQTSRWNPKMRPFIFEEKNDLYIIDLAKTLSQLKRAVVCIQKIVEQEKSILFVGTKKQAKQIIKDAAIECGEFFASERWLGGMLTNMATIRNSVKTLNRIELDLETPNSILTKKEISLLAKRHRKLLNNLEGVRHMSTLPGLLVVVDPGYERIAVAEAGKLGIPVMALVDTNCDPTPINHVIPCNDDSMKSIRLIINVLKDAVIDAKKHAGLAILSPVRPIEKSIEEVMEELSFSREVQGDSDSKEGFFLWTDVENCEALK, encoded by the coding sequence TTGGCATTTTCCTGCGAATTAACATTGAAAGAACTTTTAGAATCCGGAGCACATTTTGGACACCAGACGAGTCGCTGGAATCCGAAGATGCGCCCTTTCATTTTTGAAGAAAAAAATGACCTCTATATTATCGATCTAGCAAAAACTCTCTCTCAGTTAAAGAGGGCTGTTGTTTGTATTCAGAAAATTGTTGAGCAGGAAAAATCTATTTTGTTCGTTGGGACAAAAAAACAGGCCAAGCAAATTATCAAAGACGCTGCTATTGAATGTGGGGAATTTTTTGCTTCTGAGAGATGGTTGGGAGGCATGTTGACCAACATGGCCACTATCAGAAATTCTGTAAAAACGTTAAACAGAATTGAACTTGATCTTGAAACTCCTAATTCTATTCTCACGAAAAAAGAGATCTCTTTGTTAGCTAAGAGACATCGTAAGCTGCTTAACAACCTAGAAGGGGTTCGTCACATGAGTACTCTTCCGGGGCTTTTGGTTGTTGTTGATCCAGGCTACGAGCGTATTGCTGTAGCAGAGGCCGGAAAGCTTGGTATTCCTGTGATGGCTTTGGTTGATACAAACTGTGATCCAACACCCATAAATCATGTTATTCCATGTAATGATGATTCAATGAAGAGTATTCGTTTGATCATAAATGTACTCAAAGATGCTGTTATCGATGCGAAAAAACATGCAGGGTTGGCAATTTTATCTCCTGTACGTCCTATAGAAAAATCTATAGAAGAGGTCATGGAGGAGTTGTCTTTTTCAAGAGAAGTTCAGGGTGACTCTGATTCTAAAGAGGGTTTTTTCCTTTGGACTGATGTTGAAAATTGTGAGGCATTGAAATGA
- the sufC gene encoding Fe-S cluster assembly ATPase SufC, with translation MLHLCDVHVCCEEQRILEGLSLSIRPGELHIIMGPNGAGKSTLAKVLSGDGSAEVISGTMTLEGKDLIEMSPEERAHAGMFISFQHPPEIPGVNNRVFLKEACNACRKARQQPIFEDIAFDEFLSCLEEAYGFPGFHFFADRNVNEGFSGGEKKKNELWQMLALEPKMVVLDEPDSGVDIDALKGICSVLQTYRSKHPEAAFCIVTHNPKMRDLLHPDYVHILLKGRIVFSGDQHLMEELEQKSYQELLDVVTQE, from the coding sequence ATGCTTCATCTGTGTGATGTACATGTGTGTTGTGAAGAACAACGGATATTGGAAGGGTTATCATTGTCAATTCGTCCAGGCGAGTTGCATATTATTATGGGGCCAAATGGGGCAGGGAAATCAACTTTAGCTAAAGTATTATCTGGAGATGGGAGCGCAGAGGTTATTTCTGGGACAATGACTTTAGAAGGGAAGGATTTAATTGAAATGTCTCCGGAGGAACGGGCACACGCAGGTATGTTTATTAGTTTCCAACATCCTCCAGAAATTCCTGGAGTGAACAATCGTGTATTTTTAAAAGAAGCTTGTAATGCTTGTCGAAAGGCTCGTCAGCAGCCAATTTTTGAGGATATCGCTTTTGATGAGTTTCTTTCTTGTTTGGAAGAGGCCTACGGGTTTCCTGGTTTTCATTTTTTTGCAGATAGAAATGTCAATGAGGGTTTTTCCGGGGGAGAGAAAAAGAAAAACGAGCTTTGGCAAATGTTAGCTTTAGAGCCCAAAATGGTTGTTCTAGATGAACCAGATTCAGGTGTCGATATCGATGCTCTTAAGGGGATTTGCTCTGTTTTACAAACTTATCGAAGCAAGCATCCTGAAGCAGCCTTTTGTATAGTGACGCATAATCCAAAAATGAGAGACCTTTTACATCCTGACTATGTGCATATTCTTTTGAAGGGACGCATTGTTTTTTCAGGAGATCAGCATCTCATGGAAGAGTTGGAACAGAAGAGTTATCAAGAATTACTCGATGTCGTTACCCAGGAGTAA
- a CDS encoding penicillin-binding transpeptidase domain-containing protein, translated as MRRKQRKLLSVPEKANRLLVGFIIALSIITLRIWHIAVVQHEKKKEEAYRPQRRIIPEHCDRARVCDRFGRTLAENVLQYNVGVSYRAIRDIPARVWHTDEQGYKRLVPVRKDYIKKFANFLAQELNMDQDFVEDTIHAKASILGSVPYILQANVSERTFLRLKMIEKDWPGLHVESSVRRHYPEGRTVSDLLGYVGPISAEEYKKITRELGKLRECIRAYEEGEDPKFPLGISSIDQVRKLLQELEMHAYGLNSLIGKLGIESFCDRKLRGLIGKRSMLVDRRGNFIQEMEGASAGSSGKKIQLTISTELQAFAHELLAEHERGETFRDYRQWRQQQYLPPFFPWIKGGAIVAMDPKNGQILAMASSPRYDNNDFINMKDSPHQEECRASVLRWLENLEYIGEVFNRRIPLRRERLDPFSKKYFDEELSFSYRAFLDFILPDTSTVKQLVLEKGSVGLSIYLQGKVDQLLEIFDCEPKDCGLMFDVLFPKEDGHEPIGEVTSLRRQKLLREVLIEKKEEIQALKEELLPILIKLPANYDKILFLDLLRTAIDPEKVSISLLAEIGHMSVLDFVDYQGHFVALRKSFSKLMENVFIDQDFAAWRKECFAQFIKEKRDDELARKQRFPTPYVDYLLEERLRQYALFCEEHMDAFVAFLLSDKDTPPNHPYYKEIACWRDELRSGAHPALEWREHYDFLSNRLSQVSCDPCELFAAFREFSELKRPLYGQYPLTLTRNKEQIEQDLIASFYPIYGYGYLSTHAFGQAATLGSIFKLVSAYSVLVQHLSDSEDLSKLLVIVDKQSLGYRYGKSHVGFFKDGSPITSFFKGGMLPGNDYAGRGYIDLISALEMSSNPYFSLLVSEYLSDPEDLCKAAKLFGFGEKTGIGLPGEYAGRVPVDVAYNRSGLYATAIGQHTLVVTPLQTAVMMATLVNGGIVYEPSLIQGEWSEGTFSPVFAKKKREIFLPDSIVNLFKQGMHNVIWGQYGTTRLMRQRFAPERLSRIIGKTSTAEVVTRVGLDRERGRMKLKDVWFAAVGYEDEALTLPDIVVVVYLRLGEFGRDAAPMAVRMIEKWEEIRKKFSISR; from the coding sequence ATGAGAAGAAAACAACGCAAACTGCTTTCTGTCCCAGAAAAAGCGAACCGATTACTTGTGGGATTTATTATTGCTCTTTCTATCATTACTTTGCGTATATGGCATATCGCTGTCGTTCAACACGAGAAAAAAAAAGAAGAGGCCTATCGTCCACAACGAAGAATTATTCCGGAACATTGTGATCGTGCCCGGGTGTGCGACCGTTTTGGAAGAACGCTGGCAGAAAATGTTTTACAATACAATGTGGGAGTTTCTTACCGCGCAATCCGAGATATTCCCGCTCGTGTTTGGCATACTGATGAGCAAGGGTACAAAAGGTTAGTTCCTGTTCGTAAGGACTATATTAAAAAATTCGCAAATTTTTTAGCTCAAGAACTCAATATGGATCAGGATTTTGTTGAAGATACAATCCATGCTAAAGCTTCTATATTGGGTTCCGTGCCTTATATTCTTCAAGCGAATGTGTCAGAACGCACTTTCTTACGACTCAAGATGATAGAAAAAGACTGGCCAGGATTACATGTCGAATCCTCTGTTCGTAGACATTATCCTGAAGGACGTACAGTCTCGGACTTATTGGGATATGTGGGCCCAATTAGTGCAGAAGAGTACAAAAAAATCACTCGAGAGCTAGGGAAATTAAGGGAATGCATTCGCGCTTATGAAGAAGGTGAAGATCCGAAGTTTCCTTTAGGGATATCGAGCATAGATCAGGTTCGTAAGCTTCTACAAGAGTTGGAGATGCATGCATATGGATTGAACTCTTTGATTGGGAAATTAGGTATCGAATCTTTTTGTGATCGAAAATTAAGAGGATTGATTGGCAAACGATCTATGCTCGTTGATCGCCGAGGAAACTTTATTCAGGAAATGGAAGGGGCTTCAGCAGGGAGTTCTGGAAAAAAAATACAGCTTACGATTTCTACTGAATTACAAGCTTTTGCTCATGAGCTTCTTGCAGAACATGAGCGTGGAGAGACTTTTCGTGATTATCGGCAGTGGCGTCAACAACAATACCTTCCGCCATTTTTCCCTTGGATAAAAGGCGGGGCTATTGTAGCGATGGATCCGAAGAATGGTCAGATTTTAGCTATGGCCTCTTCTCCTCGTTACGACAATAATGACTTTATTAATATGAAAGACTCTCCGCATCAGGAAGAATGTCGTGCTTCTGTTTTGCGATGGTTAGAGAATCTCGAATACATTGGGGAGGTCTTTAATAGACGTATTCCTTTGAGAAGAGAGCGGTTGGATCCTTTTTCTAAGAAATATTTTGATGAGGAACTCTCTTTTTCTTACCGCGCTTTTTTAGACTTTATCCTTCCAGATACCTCTACGGTAAAACAGTTAGTATTGGAGAAAGGTTCTGTGGGATTGTCTATTTATCTGCAAGGGAAGGTAGATCAACTTTTGGAAATCTTTGATTGTGAACCAAAAGATTGTGGGCTGATGTTTGATGTTCTTTTCCCAAAAGAAGATGGTCATGAACCCATAGGAGAGGTCACTTCTCTTAGACGGCAAAAGCTATTAAGAGAAGTCCTTATAGAAAAAAAAGAAGAAATTCAAGCTCTTAAAGAAGAACTACTTCCTATTTTGATCAAGCTTCCAGCGAACTATGATAAGATACTATTTTTGGATTTATTGCGAACGGCGATAGATCCTGAAAAAGTCTCCATCTCTTTGTTAGCGGAGATCGGTCATATGTCTGTGCTAGACTTTGTAGATTATCAAGGGCATTTTGTTGCTTTGAGAAAATCTTTTTCTAAGCTAATGGAGAATGTGTTTATAGATCAAGATTTCGCTGCTTGGAGGAAGGAGTGTTTCGCACAGTTTATCAAAGAGAAGCGTGATGACGAGTTAGCGCGTAAACAACGATTCCCAACACCTTATGTAGATTATTTATTGGAAGAGAGGCTACGGCAATATGCTCTTTTTTGCGAAGAGCATATGGATGCTTTTGTAGCTTTTTTGTTGTCTGATAAAGACACACCTCCTAATCATCCTTACTATAAAGAAATCGCTTGTTGGCGCGATGAGCTGCGTTCAGGGGCGCATCCAGCTTTGGAATGGCGTGAGCATTATGATTTTTTAAGCAATCGTTTGTCTCAAGTTTCTTGCGATCCATGTGAGCTGTTCGCTGCTTTTCGTGAATTTTCTGAACTTAAACGTCCTTTATACGGACAGTATCCACTTACGCTTACGCGGAATAAAGAGCAAATAGAGCAAGATCTTATTGCATCTTTTTATCCTATCTATGGTTACGGTTATCTATCCACTCATGCTTTCGGTCAAGCGGCTACTTTAGGATCGATTTTCAAACTTGTTTCTGCTTATTCAGTATTGGTCCAGCATCTTTCAGATTCTGAAGATTTGTCTAAGTTATTGGTGATTGTAGATAAGCAGTCGTTAGGGTATCGCTATGGAAAATCTCATGTAGGGTTCTTTAAAGATGGCTCTCCCATTACTTCCTTTTTTAAAGGAGGAATGCTTCCTGGGAATGATTATGCGGGGAGAGGATATATCGATCTTATCTCCGCTTTAGAGATGTCGAGTAATCCTTATTTCTCTTTGCTTGTTAGTGAATATCTTTCAGATCCAGAAGATTTGTGTAAGGCAGCAAAGCTGTTTGGATTTGGAGAAAAAACGGGTATTGGTCTTCCTGGAGAATACGCAGGAAGAGTACCTGTAGATGTCGCGTACAACCGTTCAGGGTTATACGCGACTGCTATAGGGCAACATACTCTTGTTGTGACTCCTTTGCAGACGGCTGTTATGATGGCCACACTAGTGAATGGTGGAATTGTTTATGAGCCTAGTCTTATACAAGGAGAGTGGAGTGAAGGAACATTTTCTCCAGTTTTTGCCAAAAAAAAGAGAGAGATTTTTCTGCCTGATTCGATAGTAAATCTGTTCAAGCAAGGAATGCATAATGTGATTTGGGGGCAATATGGGACAACGAGACTTATGCGTCAACGATTTGCTCCTGAACGGTTATCTCGTATCATCGGGAAAACTAGCACAGCGGAGGTTGTTACACGTGTTGGGTTAGATCGTGAGCGAGGGCGGATGAAATTGAAAGATGTATGGTTTGCCGCGGTAGGGTATGAAGATGAGGCGCTCACGCTTCCTGATATTGTTGTCGTTGTCTACTTGCGACTAGGAGAGTTTGGAAGAGATGCTGCTCCTATGGCAGTCAGAATGATAGAAAAATGGGAAGAAATTCGTAAAAAATTTTCGATTAGTCGGTGA
- a CDS encoding porin, translated as MKKLLKSVLMFAALGSASSLHALPVGNPAEPSLMIDGILWEGFGGDPCDPCTTWCDAISMRLGYYGDFVFDRVLKTDVSKEFEMGATPTIADTGDAVTSPTSLVSRTNPAYGKHFQDAEMFTNAAFMALNIWDRFDVFCTLGAASGYLKGNSASFNLVGLFGDPTQVNNVATAKTVPNVSLSQAVVELYTDTAFAWSVGARAALWECGCATLGASFQYAQSKPKVEELNVLCNAAEFTINKPKGYVGQTFPLDITAGTENATGTKDASIDYHEWQASLALSYRLNMFTPYIGVKWSRASFDADAIRIAQPKLAQPILEVTTWNPTIAGAGSTTENTDGQQANALADTLQIVSMQINKMKSRKSCGIAVGTTVVDADKYAVTVEARLIDERAAHVNAQFRF; from the coding sequence ATGAAAAAACTCCTGAAATCGGTATTAATGTTTGCCGCTTTGGGTTCTGCTTCCTCCTTGCACGCTCTGCCTGTGGGGAATCCTGCTGAACCAAGTCTTATGATTGACGGGATTCTTTGGGAAGGTTTTGGCGGGGACCCTTGTGATCCTTGCACTACCTGGTGTGATGCTATCAGCATGCGTTTAGGCTACTATGGTGACTTTGTTTTCGATCGTGTTTTGAAAACAGATGTGAGTAAAGAGTTTGAGATGGGAGCGACTCCTACAATAGCAGATACTGGGGACGCAGTAACCTCCCCTACTTCATTGGTTAGCCGAACGAATCCTGCTTATGGTAAGCATTTCCAGGATGCCGAAATGTTTACGAATGCAGCTTTCATGGCGTTGAACATTTGGGATCGTTTTGATGTATTCTGTACACTAGGGGCCGCTAGTGGTTACCTCAAGGGGAATTCTGCCTCTTTTAACTTGGTTGGTTTATTTGGGGATCCAACACAAGTGAATAACGTTGCGACGGCTAAAACAGTCCCAAACGTTTCCCTATCGCAAGCAGTTGTTGAACTTTACACTGACACAGCTTTTGCCTGGAGCGTTGGGGCCCGCGCTGCTCTTTGGGAGTGTGGTTGTGCAACTTTAGGCGCGTCCTTCCAGTATGCTCAATCTAAACCTAAGGTCGAAGAGTTAAACGTTCTTTGCAACGCCGCAGAGTTCACAATTAATAAACCTAAGGGTTATGTTGGTCAAACATTTCCTTTAGATATCACAGCGGGAACGGAGAACGCTACAGGAACTAAAGATGCTTCCATCGATTACCATGAGTGGCAAGCAAGTTTGGCTTTGTCTTATAGACTAAATATGTTTACTCCATATATTGGGGTTAAATGGTCCAGAGCTAGCTTTGATGCAGATGCAATTCGTATAGCTCAACCGAAACTTGCGCAACCAATTTTGGAAGTGACCACTTGGAACCCTACAATTGCTGGGGCAGGGTCAACGACAGAAAACACCGACGGACAACAAGCAAATGCTTTAGCAGATACTTTACAAATTGTCTCCATGCAGATCAACAAGATGAAATCTAGAAAATCTTGTGGTATAGCTGTTGGAACAACGGTTGTAGATGCAGATAAATATGCAGTTACTGTTGAAGCTCGTTTAATCGATGAAAGAGCAGCTCACGTAAATGCTCAATTCCGTTTCTAA
- the tsf gene encoding translation elongation factor Ts, protein MSNFSMEALKSLRQQTGVGLTKCKEALEHAKGNLEDAVVYLRKLGLASASKKEHRETKEGVVAALVDERGSAIIEVNVETDFVANNGVFRAFVSGLLSDLLNNRLSDVEALARVMSSQEPSLSVEELKAVTMQTVGENIRISRALYMPVNSDQSVGIYSHGNGKAIAVVFLSGSDKQEALAKDIAMHVVASQPLFLSKESVPQEVLEREQEVFASQVAGKPQEVIEKITKGKFKAFFQEVCLLEQAFIKDPEITVQDLVNRTAKASGEPLKVDHFIFWKIGA, encoded by the coding sequence ATGAGCAATTTTTCCATGGAAGCATTGAAAAGTTTAAGACAACAGACAGGTGTAGGCCTGACCAAATGTAAAGAGGCTCTTGAACACGCAAAGGGTAATTTGGAGGACGCTGTTGTTTATTTACGGAAGCTGGGGCTTGCCTCTGCAAGTAAAAAGGAACACCGAGAGACAAAAGAAGGCGTTGTTGCTGCGTTAGTCGATGAACGAGGATCAGCTATCATCGAGGTGAACGTTGAGACAGATTTTGTCGCCAATAATGGCGTCTTTCGAGCGTTCGTTTCTGGTTTATTATCTGATCTCCTCAACAATAGACTTAGCGATGTTGAGGCGTTGGCTCGTGTAATGTCTTCTCAAGAGCCTTCTTTGTCTGTGGAGGAGCTCAAGGCTGTAACTATGCAGACAGTCGGAGAAAACATTCGTATAAGCCGTGCGCTTTATATGCCTGTTAACTCCGACCAAAGTGTAGGAATTTATTCTCACGGGAATGGGAAAGCTATTGCTGTAGTTTTTCTTTCTGGCTCTGACAAACAAGAAGCGTTGGCAAAAGATATTGCTATGCATGTTGTAGCTAGCCAGCCACTTTTCTTGAGTAAGGAAAGCGTACCTCAAGAAGTTTTGGAACGTGAGCAAGAAGTATTTGCTTCCCAGGTTGCTGGAAAACCCCAAGAGGTAATTGAGAAGATTACTAAGGGGAAATTTAAGGCGTTTTTCCAAGAAGTTTGCCTGTTAGAGCAGGCCTTTATTAAAGATCCTGAGATCACTGTTCAGGATTTAGTTAATAGAACAGCAAAGGCTAGTGGGGAGCCTCTGAAGGTGGATCACTTTATTTTTTGGAAAATAGGTGCGTAA